Proteins found in one Micromonospora sp. WMMD1082 genomic segment:
- a CDS encoding sugar ABC transporter substrate-binding protein: protein MALSACGGGADSGASDTVQVTLVNHVWTENIRKALPEFERETGLKVEVTQLGEDQLSDQYNVKLNAGASDIDVMMYRPLQEGRLFAKNKYLADLTDRAKESADFGLDDFQAAPLGATTYEDKVVGIPIITEQQVLYYRKDLLEKSGFTAPPQTLDELKTQAAKIEADNQGVAGFVARTGKAAAVTQFSSFLYSFGGDFVDAEGKAAVNSDAAKQAYAYYGGLLREHGPANVSTDMSWSEAMAIFTQGQAAFYPEANSLYKNATDPSKSKVSETVGFAPFPAGPAGSKPYNIPSWGLAINEGSENQTNAWKFIEWAAGKQQTLEQQKAGVPGARTSVWENPEGISTYPQDMADAITVSLANGVGHDRPLVERVAQAREIVGQPIVDAITGRDAAAAADTANQGFQKFLDDEAR, encoded by the coding sequence ATGGCCCTGTCCGCCTGTGGCGGCGGTGCCGACAGCGGCGCCTCGGATACCGTGCAGGTGACGCTGGTCAACCACGTCTGGACCGAGAACATCCGGAAGGCGCTGCCGGAGTTCGAGCGGGAGACCGGCCTCAAGGTCGAGGTCACCCAGCTCGGTGAGGACCAGCTCTCGGACCAGTACAACGTCAAGCTCAACGCGGGCGCCAGCGACATCGACGTGATGATGTACCGCCCGCTGCAGGAAGGCCGGCTGTTCGCGAAGAACAAGTACCTCGCGGACCTGACCGACCGCGCCAAGGAGAGCGCCGACTTCGGCCTGGACGACTTCCAGGCCGCGCCGCTGGGCGCCACCACGTACGAGGACAAGGTGGTCGGCATCCCGATCATCACCGAGCAGCAGGTCCTCTACTACCGCAAGGACCTCCTGGAGAAGTCGGGCTTCACCGCCCCGCCGCAGACGCTCGACGAGCTGAAAACCCAGGCGGCGAAGATCGAGGCGGACAACCAGGGCGTGGCGGGCTTCGTCGCCCGCACCGGCAAGGCCGCCGCCGTCACCCAGTTCTCCAGCTTCCTCTACAGCTTCGGCGGTGACTTCGTCGACGCCGAAGGCAAGGCCGCCGTCAACAGCGACGCCGCCAAGCAGGCGTACGCCTACTACGGCGGGCTGCTGCGCGAGCACGGCCCGGCCAACGTCAGCACCGACATGAGCTGGTCCGAGGCGATGGCGATCTTCACCCAGGGCCAGGCCGCCTTCTACCCGGAGGCCAACTCGCTCTACAAGAACGCCACCGACCCGAGCAAGTCGAAGGTCTCCGAGACCGTCGGGTTCGCGCCGTTCCCGGCCGGTCCGGCCGGCTCGAAGCCGTACAACATCCCCTCGTGGGGTTTGGCCATCAACGAGGGCTCGGAGAACCAGACCAACGCCTGGAAGTTCATCGAGTGGGCCGCCGGCAAGCAGCAGACGCTGGAGCAGCAGAAGGCCGGTGTGCCGGGTGCGCGTACCTCCGTCTGGGAGAACCCGGAGGGCATCTCGACCTACCCGCAGGACATGGCCGACGCGATCACGGTGAGCCTCGCCAACGGCGTGGGCCACGACCGGCCGCTGGTCGAGCGGGTGGCGCAGGCCCGGGAGATCGTCGGGCAGCCGATCGTCGACGCCATCACCGGCAGGGACGCGGCGGCGGCAGCCGACACCGCCAACCAGGGGTTCCAGAAGTTCCTGGACGACGAGGCCCGCTAG